The following coding sequences are from one Neodiprion lecontei isolate iyNeoLeco1 chromosome 7, iyNeoLeco1.1, whole genome shotgun sequence window:
- the LOC124295594 gene encoding glycine-rich protein DOT1-like, with translation MNNSIQIAIAHVIIGIKLPFIIIKFSPLAAYIIFSDYPLGGKYFLLCVGGGDGGDGGDEGGRYVGAGVDIGRGVGLGVGGGGGGGGGGGGGGGGGGGEGGRAGGKYVGGGGGGGGGGGGGGGGGGGGGGGGGGGGGGGGGGGGGGGGGGGGGGGGGGGEG, from the exons ATGAACAATTCGATACAGATTGCAATCGCACATGTCATTATCGGGATCAAATTACCGTTTATcataatcaaattttcgccCCTCGCagcatacataatattttccgACTATCCACTAGGTGGCAAGTATTTCCTGCTCTGCGTCGGCGGAGGCGACGGAGGCGACGGAGGCGACGAAG GGGGCAGATATGTCGGTGCTGGTGTTGATATTGGACGCGGAGTTGGACTTGGGGTTggcggaggaggagggggcggaggaggtggaggtggaggcgGTGGCGGGGGCGGAGGCGAGGGCGGGAGAGCTGGAGGCAAATATGTTGGCGGTGGCGGGGGAGGAGGCGGAGGCgggggtggaggtggaggtggaggcgGAGGAGGTGGTGGAGGAGGTGGCGGTGGTggcggaggaggaggtggtggaggaggaggtggtGGAGGTggcgggggtgggggtgggggtggaggCGGAGGTGAAGGATAG
- the LOC107223099 gene encoding uncharacterized protein LOC107223099 has translation MFKRLAKSKRHSVEGVGGEPRPPKESSSFCTPPPSPSVGSPPFPEETQSVGGGARAPRAKQARRSCGDQPLNLNVQPLDNYQDGQDEPDHQSGRITRVSTETDYQMVTAVPAYIVEHEPEKQKGLGVWGRRMSKKIDSFRRVSCRESPVGVPEVPGEKTRLFSPPQRSASPFKSFFIRMGSTGMLNSAKSNRRSLQSVADEQTQSNRKSNGIQALRSTRSPEKDPQAPLFRSCSTSQLNTTLTYVKGDDPSEGIDLRIGGKESGKTVSCDNLAGQLLDDVFEPGERVQESPNPGTTFYSCDYYADGNADVNLARKSVSCDFREPNCGKESKELGKKTSFPYAFLRSKLSVLPEERHAVPSAVSHRPESDRLFKTVSEEHFPSLIRTDDAVETTTLGRRRSRPGGTAASYLRTGGRNSYSEYRSPGYDQQTEHVDLADPETAPTLRSQRRNSAPSAEQRLSSHYVSSNESGYDSDGPRGESAAASEAEALSLNRADSSDTSSVVDSEMEKPTRSSTPSEYPDRPESGLDGLRWHQTTSGRILPSINQIPVSETEGLVVASPHRARLQREKTRFLADIVQGGNVVERVRRQRRCRMVDLVKNDPNETLGIRLARQRSDRLRYVVVELEDKGIAHRDGRLRLGDEIVEVEGRDLGTMESLQAVQDFLASFTGSKIQLLTAYDENVPQVCSVPTLFPGETEYFENAKTLSNISLCDDRDRRVPVSGSGVVDHRRRPDFLPLDSSAPETILEAHRYPTRHAARFEKGFGRPSLGFSVVGGRDSPRGEMGIFVRRVFPGGQADASKSLLQGDEILTLNGKVLRGFTHREVIELFKAVREGPVELEIARRHRYPKSLPDSSTY, from the exons ATGTTCAAGCGACTGGCCAAGTCTAAGCGGCACAGCGTCGAGGGGGTCGGTGGCGAACCCAGGCCGCCGAAGGAGTCCTCGTCCTTCTGTACGCCACCCCCGTCGCCGTCGGTCGGATCCCCGCCGTTCCCGGAGGAGACCCAGAGCGTCGGAGGTGGCGCGAGGGCGCCGAGAGCGAAACAGGCGAGAAGAAGCTGCGGCGACCAGCCTCTGAACCTCAACGTCCAACCGCTGGACAACTACCAGGATGGACAGGACGAACCCGACCACCAATCGGGCCGCATCACCCGGGTCAGTACCGAGACCGACTATCAGATGGTCACCGCGGTCCCGGCCTACATCGTGGAACACGAgccggaaaaacaaaaag GACTCGGCGTCTGGGGCCGGAGGATGAGCAAGAAGATAGACTCCTTCCGGAGGGTCAGCTGCCGCGAGTCCCCCGTTGGGGTGCCGGAAGTCCCGGGTGAAAAAACGCGGCTCTTCAGCCCCCCGCAGCGGTCCGCATCGCCGTTCAAGTCGTTCTTCATCAGGATGGGGTCTACGGGGATGCTAAACTCCGCCAAGAGCAACCGCAGGTCGCTGCAAAGCGTCGCCGACGAGCAGACCCAGAGCAACCGGAAGTCGAACGGGATTCAGGCCCTGCGCTCGACTCGGTCCCCGGAGAAGGACCCCCAGGCACCGCTCTTCAGAAGCTGCAGTACCAGCCAGCTGAACACGACCCTGACCTACGTCAAGGGCGACGACCCCTCGGAGGGaatcgacctcaggatcggcGGGAAGGAGAGCGGAAAGACCGTGTCCTGCGACAATCTGGCCGGTCAGCTGCTCGACGATGTCTTCGAACCGGGAGAACGCGTCCAGGAGAGTCCGAACCCCGGGACGACGTTCTACTCGTGCGACTATTACGCGGATGGAAACGCCGACGTTAATCTCGCGAGGAAATCGGTAAGCTGCGATTTCCGCGAGCCGAACTGCGGCAAGGAATCGAAGGAGCTGGGAAAGAAGACCAGCTTTCCGTACGCCTTCCTCAGGTCCAAGCTCTCCGTTCTACCCGAGGAACGTCACGCCGTTCCTTCCGCCGTCTCTCATCGACCGGAATCGGATCGACTGTTCAAAACCGTGTCCGAGGAGCATTTTCCATCGCTCATCAGAACCGACGACGCCGTCGAGACGACGACGCTGGGTCGACGCCGATCACGCCCGGGAGGAACGGCGGCTTCCTACCTCAGAACGGGGGGGCGCAATTCCTACTCCGAGTACCGGAGCCCCGGCTACGATCAGCAGACGGAACACGTCGACCTCGCCGACCCGGAAACGGCGCCGACGCTCCGGTCTCAGCGTCGAAATTCGGCGCCCAGCGCCGAGCAGCGTCTCTCCTCGCACTACGTCAGCTCCAACGAGTCCGGATACGACAGCGACGGGCCCCGAGGTGAATCGGCCGCGGCATCGGAGGCCGAGGCGCTGAGCCTCAACCGCGCCGACAGCTCGGACACGAGCAGCGTCGTCGACTCGGAGATGGAGAAGCCGACGCGGAGTTCGACGCCGAGCGAGTACCCGGACCGCCCGGAGAGCGGACTCGACGGACTGCGCTGGCACCAAACGACCTCCGGCCGCATCCTACCCAGCATAAATCAGATCCCGGTTTCCGAGACGGAGGGCCTTGTCGTCGCGTCGCCGCACAGGGCGAGACTCCAGCGGGAGAAGACCAGGTTCCTCGCCGACATTGTTCAGGGTGGCAACGTCGTCGAGCGAGTCCGGCGTCAGCGTCGATGTCGGATGGTCGACCTGGTCAAGAACGATCCCAACGAGACTCTCGGCATCAGACTCGCTCGTCAGAGGTCCGACCGACTTCGTTACGTCGTCGTCGAACTCGAGGACAAAGGAATTGCCCACAG AGACGGAAGACTGAGACTGGGAGACGAGATCGTCGAGGTGGAAGGTCGTGACCTGGGAACGATGGAGTCGCTGCAGGCGGTTCAAGACTTTTTGGCGTCGTTCACGGGCAGTAAGATCCAGCTGCTGACGGCGTACGACGAGAACGTTCCTCAGGTCTGTTCCGTCCCGACGCTGTTTCCTGGGGAGACGGAGTACTTCGAGAACGCGAAGACGCTGTCGAACATCTCGCTCTGCGACGATCGGGATCGACGGGTGCCGGTGTCGGGTTCCGGAGTGGTAGACCATCGTCGACGGCCGGACTTCCTTCCCCTGGATTCCTCGGCCCCCGAGACGATCCTGGAAGCGCATCGGTACCCGACCAGACACGCGGCCCGTTTCGAGAAGGGCTTCGGCCGTCCGAGTCTCGGCTTCAGCGTCGTCGGGGGACGAGACAGCCCCCGAGGTGAAATGGGCATCTTCGTCAGGCGCGTGTTTCCCGGGGGCCAGGCCGACGCCTCCAAGTCTCTTCTTCAAG GCGACGAGATTCTCACCCTGAACGGCAAGGTTCTTCGCGGCTTCACCCATCGCGAGGTCATCGAACTCTTCAAGGCCGTCAGGGAAGGGCCCGTGGAATTGGAAATCGCGAGGAGACACAG GTACCCCAAATCACTCCCGGATTCGTCGACTTACTGA